One stretch of Oncorhynchus tshawytscha isolate Ot180627B linkage group LG19, Otsh_v2.0, whole genome shotgun sequence DNA includes these proteins:
- the slc25a44a gene encoding solute carrier family 25 member 44a, giving the protein MEEKKRNIRIIEWEDLDKKKFYSLGVFMTMTTRATVYPFTLIRTRLQVQKGKSLYTGTFDAFYKILKAEGPRGLYRGFMVNTFTLISGQAYITTYELVRKYVSQYSSNNTVKSLWAGGAASLVAQTITVPIDMVSQQLMMQGQVGHLSRFKVKPKIMMATSKSKVTFGQTRDIVVQICAADGFRGFYRGYVASLLTYIPNSAVWWPFYHFYAENLSKLAPSDCPHLLLQAIAGPMAAATASTITNPMDVVRARVQVEGRSSVIATFKQLLAEEGPWGMTKGLSARIISSTPTAVVIVVGYETLKRLSLRPELVNSRHW; this is encoded by the exons atggaggagaagaaacgcAACATCCGGATCATTGAATGGGAGGACCTGGACAAGAAAAAGTTCTACTCCCTGGGTGTGTTCATGACCATGACCACCAGGGCCACAGTTTACCCGTTCACCCTCATCCGCACCCGGCTGCAGGTGCAGAAGGGCAAGTCCCTCTACACAGGCACCTTTGACGCCTTCTACAAGATCCTGAAGGCGGAGGGCCCGCGAGGCCTCTACCGAGGCTTTATGGTTAACACCTTCACCTTGATCTCAGGCCAGGCCTACATCACCACCTATGAACTGGTAAGGAAGTACGTGTCCCAATATTCCAGCAATAACACAGTGAAGTCTTTGTGGGCAGGGGGAGCGGCGTCCCTGGTGGCCCAGACCATCACTGTGCCCATAGATATGGTCTCTCAGCAGCTCATGATGCAAGGCCAGGTGGGACACCTGAGCCGCTTCAAGGTCAAACCCAAAATAATGATGGCGACATCCAAGAGCAAAGTGACTTTCGGACAAACCAGGGACATTGTGGTGCAGATATGCGCCGCTGATGGTTTCCGGGGATTTTACCGGGGATACGTGGCATCCCTCCTCACCTACATCCCCAATAGCGCGGTGTGGTGGCCTTTTTATCATTTTTATGCAG AGAACCTTTCCAAACTAGCCCCCAGTGATTGTCCTCACCTGCTTCTGCAGGCTATCGCTGGGCCAATGGCAGCAGCCACAGCCTCCACCATCACCAATCCCATGGATGTTGTGCGGGCCAGAGTGCAG GTGGAGGGCAGGTCATCGGTTATTGCAACCTTCAAGCAGCTGCTGGCAGAGGAAGGACCCTGGGGGATGACTAAAGGGTTGTCTGCCCGCATTATCTCCTCCACCCCCACAGCCGTGGTCATCGTGGTGGGCTACGAGACCCTCAAGAGACTGAGCCTGCGGCCTGAGCTGGTCAACTCTAGACACTGGTAA